A portion of the Ferrimonas lipolytica genome contains these proteins:
- a CDS encoding porin yields the protein MPIVVGWSGRYRMPNRTHRVLQMIDGVLQMIGNMKKTTWAATAILAVLSGSATAAEKAPNLMEMPDFYGRIWLGVTASENGIASKEKVDGIALENYASRLGLKGDYQVNGDLTLFYQAEVGVDAFEEDDKNEPFNSRDTFLGVEGYYGSVLVGRKNTVVKSSEGPVDVFNATNADMGYLIAGQERLADQLVASSANYQGWTLHSTVLFEDDFGDDAELDGASNVALSAHFGDKKFKSSPLFTSVTWADGLNGLDVMRLVAAYKLGPWQLGALYQDTDSLVYPELGGSSYLASVKYKSGQHTVKAQFISDDAGLGKVVKNAVAENGDSRSDLTDSSSYNVSVGYDYQVTKALTVSAVASYHDGDYQTTATTVDFDDSLLTLHSRFVF from the coding sequence ATGCCAATTGTTGTTGGTTGGTCTGGTCGCTACCGTATGCCCAACCGCACTCATCGAGTGCTGCAGATGATTGATGGAGTCTTGCAAATGATTGGCAATATGAAGAAAACCACTTGGGCAGCCACAGCGATATTAGCTGTGCTGTCTGGCTCGGCAACGGCAGCTGAGAAAGCCCCAAATTTAATGGAAATGCCAGATTTCTATGGGCGTATCTGGTTGGGGGTTACGGCTAGTGAAAATGGCATCGCCAGCAAAGAGAAAGTGGACGGTATCGCTCTGGAAAACTATGCCTCGCGCCTTGGTCTAAAGGGCGACTATCAGGTTAATGGTGATCTGACTCTGTTTTACCAAGCAGAAGTGGGTGTGGACGCGTTTGAAGAGGACGACAAAAACGAACCATTCAACTCACGCGACACCTTTCTTGGGGTAGAGGGTTATTACGGTAGCGTCTTAGTTGGTCGGAAAAATACCGTAGTGAAATCTTCAGAAGGTCCGGTAGACGTATTCAACGCCACCAATGCGGATATGGGTTACTTGATTGCTGGGCAAGAGCGTTTGGCAGATCAACTCGTTGCAAGCAGTGCCAACTATCAAGGTTGGACTTTGCATAGCACCGTTCTGTTTGAAGATGACTTTGGCGACGATGCCGAACTGGATGGGGCGAGCAACGTTGCCCTGTCTGCTCACTTCGGTGATAAAAAGTTCAAATCGAGCCCCTTGTTTACCAGCGTAACCTGGGCAGATGGCTTGAACGGCTTGGATGTGATGCGGTTGGTTGCAGCCTACAAACTAGGCCCATGGCAGCTTGGGGCGTTGTATCAAGACACCGACTCACTGGTGTACCCGGAATTGGGTGGGAGCAGTTACTTAGCCAGTGTCAAATACAAGTCGGGCCAGCATACGGTCAAGGCGCAGTTTATTAGCGACGATGCAGGCTTGGGCAAGGTAGTGAAAAACGCGGTTGCTGAAAATGGCGATAGCCGCAGTGATTTAACTGACAGCAGCAGCTATAACGTTAGTGTCGGTTACGACTATCAGGTGACTAAAGCCCTGACCGTTAGTGCCGTGGCCAGCTACCACGATGGCGATTACCAAACCACTGCCACCACCGTCGACTTTGACGACTCCCTACTAACTTTGCACAGCCGCTTTGTGTTTTAA
- a CDS encoding flavocytochrome c → MKPFRYSLVVGGILAALAVNANAVDNLAEFHAEELGCEACHVDNNQPIDDNLSVENSQCASCHGSLAEVAEETQRHHVNAHDSHLPGEPSCTTCHMGHEQSVTYCDSCHSFEFELPFGGKWQRDEPTIAELALEQQQRQQVLAGAPALSTDVVVIGSGGAGFSAAVAAFDAGAKVVLVEKEPVIGGNAKLAAGGMNAAESASQDALGIEDKVSIMVEDTMKGGYGKNDPALVDILANNSAGSVAWLTAMGADLKDVGRMGGASVNRSHRPTGGAGVGAHVVQVLYDNAVTRDIDMRLNTRAVEILKHADGSVRGLLVKGAHTGYYWIEAKAAILATGGFAKNNERVAHHDPKLKGFAATNHPGATGDGLDVAANAGASMTDLEYVQAHPTYSPLGGVMITEAVRGNGAILVNRDGNRFVNEITTRDVAAAAILKQKGGSAFLVFDDSVRKSLKKIEGYIALGIVSESQQLSEIAAELDIDAAQLAATVKRYNSLVEGGKDLDFARPNLPRALNQGAYYALEVTPAVHHTMGGVTIDNRAEVQNEQGQTIKGLYAAGEATGGVHGANRLGGNAISDIVTFGRLAGEQAAKYIK, encoded by the coding sequence ATGAAACCGTTTCGTTATTCACTTGTTGTTGGTGGCATTCTTGCTGCACTAGCAGTCAACGCTAATGCCGTTGATAATTTAGCTGAGTTCCATGCCGAAGAGCTTGGTTGTGAGGCATGTCATGTCGACAATAACCAACCTATCGACGATAACTTGAGCGTTGAAAACAGCCAATGTGCAAGCTGTCACGGCAGCCTAGCGGAAGTGGCTGAAGAGACCCAACGCCACCATGTTAACGCCCATGATTCTCATCTTCCCGGCGAACCGTCTTGCACCACTTGTCATATGGGCCATGAGCAGTCGGTAACCTATTGCGATTCCTGTCATAGCTTTGAGTTTGAGCTGCCATTTGGTGGTAAATGGCAACGTGATGAGCCAACCATTGCTGAGCTTGCGCTCGAGCAACAACAGCGACAGCAAGTACTTGCTGGTGCACCAGCATTATCCACCGATGTTGTGGTAATTGGTTCTGGTGGCGCTGGATTTTCTGCCGCAGTAGCGGCATTTGATGCCGGTGCAAAGGTGGTGTTGGTCGAGAAAGAACCGGTGATAGGTGGCAACGCTAAGCTTGCTGCTGGCGGCATGAATGCAGCAGAGTCGGCGTCGCAAGATGCCCTAGGTATTGAAGACAAGGTCAGCATCATGGTGGAAGACACCATGAAAGGTGGCTACGGCAAAAACGATCCAGCATTGGTCGACATACTGGCGAACAACTCTGCCGGTTCGGTTGCATGGTTAACCGCAATGGGCGCGGATCTCAAAGACGTTGGCCGCATGGGAGGCGCATCAGTTAACCGTTCACACCGCCCAACCGGTGGTGCTGGGGTTGGTGCTCATGTGGTGCAGGTACTGTATGACAATGCCGTTACACGCGATATCGATATGCGCTTAAACACCCGAGCGGTCGAGATATTGAAGCATGCAGACGGTTCGGTTCGCGGATTATTGGTCAAAGGCGCCCATACCGGTTACTACTGGATTGAAGCCAAGGCGGCAATTTTAGCAACCGGTGGCTTTGCTAAAAACAACGAACGTGTTGCTCATCATGATCCGAAGCTAAAAGGGTTTGCTGCAACTAACCATCCCGGAGCGACTGGTGATGGCTTAGATGTGGCAGCCAATGCTGGTGCCAGTATGACCGATCTTGAATACGTACAGGCGCACCCGACCTATTCACCGCTTGGCGGCGTAATGATTACCGAAGCGGTCCGTGGTAATGGTGCGATTTTAGTTAACCGAGATGGCAACCGTTTCGTTAATGAGATCACCACTCGTGATGTTGCCGCCGCAGCCATTCTTAAGCAAAAAGGTGGCAGTGCCTTCTTGGTGTTTGATGATTCGGTGCGTAAATCACTGAAAAAAATTGAAGGCTATATTGCGCTAGGGATTGTGTCGGAATCACAACAGTTGAGCGAGATCGCTGCTGAATTGGATATCGATGCAGCCCAACTTGCGGCCACGGTAAAGCGTTACAACAGCTTGGTGGAAGGCGGTAAAGATCTCGATTTTGCGCGCCCGAATCTACCTCGTGCGCTTAACCAAGGCGCTTATTACGCGTTAGAGGTTACCCCGGCGGTGCACCACACCATGGGTGGAGTGACCATCGATAATCGGGCAGAAGTTCAAAACGAACAAGGCCAAACAATTAAAGGTTTATACGCTGCTGGCGAAGCAACTGGTGGTGTGCATGGTGCCAACCGCTTGGGTGGTAATGCCATTTCAGACATCGTTACCTTTGGGCGTCTTGCCGGCGAGCAAGCGGCTAAATACATCAAATAA
- a CDS encoding DUF4920 domain-containing protein, with protein MTFARKMVTAVLASALSLPTAAVDFGEPVQPELLTDVATILANADSYENRRVTIEGEVIAVCKKAGCWLEIAAKDGSNYLKVKVKDGDMVFPTSSIGKEAIVTGTVQAKRFDLAQTKKYLAHVAEEQGQPFDPASVTAAKTLYQLVPTGVTIVDQAPSPAD; from the coding sequence ATGACGTTTGCTAGAAAAATGGTAACAGCGGTGCTGGCGAGTGCCCTCTCGCTACCAACGGCTGCAGTTGATTTTGGCGAACCTGTACAACCGGAGCTGCTCACCGATGTTGCTACTATTTTGGCCAATGCCGATAGTTATGAGAATCGCCGAGTCACCATCGAAGGCGAAGTGATTGCAGTGTGTAAAAAGGCTGGTTGTTGGCTTGAGATAGCCGCTAAAGATGGCAGCAACTACCTTAAGGTTAAAGTGAAGGATGGCGACATGGTGTTCCCCACGTCAAGTATCGGTAAGGAAGCGATAGTCACCGGCACTGTGCAAGCAAAGCGCTTCGATCTGGCACAAACCAAGAAGTACTTAGCTCATGTAGCTGAAGAACAAGGGCAGCCATTTGACCCTGCCAGCGTTACTGCAGCCAAGACGCTCTATCAGCTGGTGCCGACCGGGGTAACTATTGTCGATCAGGCGCCTAGCCCAGCCGACTAA
- a CDS encoding class-II fumarase/aspartase family protein has translation MKKTLIATSIALLSTLSVIAPAQATGVDSANATNVSVYDSAIYGDLFSTPEIRNVFSDTALVNYWLQVEIALAQSQAELGIIPVSAAEAITAAATIDNIDMAALQQQTNKVGRGIKGVVGQVKKAGGSEVANYLHLGTTTQDIMDSATVMQVQAAIDATQVRLRGLILQLADLAEEHQATIMIARSNGQDAIPTTFGLHLTTYIGELHRHSVRLDEVAGRLELQFGSTVGTLAPFGDQGLVLQQKIANKLQLQTPLTPWNPSRDTFAETVQTLALVNATLGRVAIDVNTLSRTQINELKEGEGGASSTMPHKRNPRASEFMGGLARLGAMYNSAAPQIMSHNDARQGAPWIVEWSIIPESFMATNASLERAQRMFSKLIVNKQVMLDNFADSNNFVMSEAVMNAMVDKVGRADAYSLVKKAIKNADKGSDLAEVLRTDPQLSQHFDAKAISAILAPENYLGQSEQIIERAVAAVRKHHQ, from the coding sequence ATGAAAAAAACACTGATTGCCACTTCGATAGCACTGCTATCCACCTTAAGTGTGATTGCACCGGCACAAGCCACTGGCGTCGATAGCGCTAACGCCACCAATGTCAGCGTGTACGACTCAGCCATTTATGGCGACCTATTTAGCACCCCGGAGATCCGTAACGTATTTAGCGATACGGCATTGGTGAACTACTGGCTACAAGTAGAAATTGCGTTGGCGCAATCGCAAGCCGAGCTGGGCATTATTCCTGTTAGCGCGGCTGAGGCCATTACCGCTGCAGCGACCATCGACAACATTGATATGGCTGCACTGCAACAGCAAACCAATAAGGTTGGCCGAGGCATCAAAGGGGTGGTCGGTCAGGTTAAAAAGGCTGGCGGCAGTGAGGTGGCTAACTACTTGCACCTTGGTACAACCACTCAAGACATCATGGACTCTGCAACCGTAATGCAGGTGCAAGCGGCAATTGACGCGACGCAGGTGCGCTTGCGCGGATTGATTTTGCAGCTGGCGGATTTGGCTGAGGAACACCAAGCCACCATCATGATCGCCCGCTCCAACGGCCAAGATGCGATCCCTACTACCTTTGGGTTGCACCTAACCACCTATATTGGAGAGCTGCACCGCCACTCGGTTCGATTGGATGAGGTGGCAGGTCGGTTAGAGCTGCAATTTGGTTCTACCGTTGGCACCTTGGCGCCATTTGGCGATCAAGGTTTGGTCCTGCAGCAAAAGATTGCCAACAAACTGCAGTTGCAAACGCCGTTAACGCCATGGAACCCGAGCCGCGATACCTTTGCGGAAACGGTACAGACGTTGGCGTTGGTTAATGCCACCTTAGGGCGTGTCGCAATTGACGTGAATACCCTAAGCCGTACCCAGATTAACGAGCTGAAAGAGGGGGAGGGCGGCGCCTCGTCAACTATGCCGCATAAGCGTAATCCGCGAGCGTCTGAGTTTATGGGCGGCCTAGCGCGCCTTGGCGCGATGTATAACTCTGCGGCACCGCAAATAATGAGCCATAACGATGCTCGCCAAGGAGCGCCATGGATTGTTGAATGGTCCATTATTCCAGAGTCATTTATGGCGACTAACGCCTCGCTTGAGCGAGCCCAACGAATGTTCTCTAAGTTAATCGTTAATAAACAGGTGATGCTGGATAATTTCGCCGACTCTAATAACTTTGTTATGTCTGAAGCAGTGATGAACGCGATGGTTGATAAAGTTGGTCGTGCTGACGCCTACAGCCTTGTGAAAAAAGCGATTAAAAACGCCGACAAAGGCAGTGATCTGGCAGAGGTATTGCGCACTGATCCACAGTTGAGTCAACACTTTGATGCCAAGGCCATCAGCGCAATCTTGGCGCCAGAAAACTATCTCGGTCAATCTGAGCAGATTATCGAACGAGCGGTAGCTGCGGTGCGTAAACACCATCAGTAA
- the ribD gene encoding bifunctional diaminohydroxyphosphoribosylaminopyrimidine deaminase/5-amino-6-(5-phosphoribosylamino)uracil reductase RibD, with product MFSTIDAQHMARALQLAKRGLLTTRPNPRVGCVIVRGDQVVGEGAHLKAGEPHAEVHALRAAGDAARGATAYVTLEPCSHYGRTPPCAEALIKAGVARVVAAMVDPNPQVAGRGLKMLQNAGIEVSHGLLQAQAEALNPGFIKRMRTGFPFVTIKLAASVDGRTALANGESKWITGPKARQDVQRLRARCDAIITGADSVLIDDPSMNVRHSQLGHWQAKLEPQQLQQPLRVVIDGRARLAPPLQLLQCEGEILLATTEEYQCQWPEAVSTWRSAPHNGKVDLILLMMELGKRGINEVLVEAGASLAAAFIKAELWDEIVLYQAPKLMGNPARGLLELPEFAQMTEAVSLQFNDIRLVGGDLRLSLTRRER from the coding sequence ATGTTTTCAACCATTGATGCTCAGCACATGGCTCGAGCACTGCAACTGGCTAAGCGCGGGTTGCTGACAACGCGGCCAAACCCTCGGGTTGGCTGCGTTATTGTTAGAGGTGATCAAGTTGTTGGTGAAGGCGCGCACCTGAAAGCGGGTGAGCCACACGCGGAAGTGCATGCCTTGCGCGCCGCTGGCGATGCCGCTCGTGGTGCTACCGCCTACGTTACCCTAGAGCCATGCAGTCATTACGGCCGTACGCCACCCTGTGCTGAAGCACTTATTAAGGCTGGCGTCGCCCGTGTGGTTGCGGCCATGGTTGACCCCAATCCACAGGTTGCTGGTCGTGGTCTAAAGATGCTGCAAAATGCCGGCATCGAGGTTAGTCACGGGCTGCTTCAGGCACAAGCCGAAGCGCTTAACCCTGGTTTTATTAAACGGATGCGGACTGGTTTCCCATTTGTCACCATTAAATTAGCGGCCTCGGTTGATGGCCGCACGGCTTTGGCTAACGGCGAGTCGAAATGGATCACCGGTCCAAAGGCTCGACAAGACGTACAACGGCTGCGAGCTCGCTGTGACGCAATTATCACTGGCGCCGATTCAGTGCTTATTGATGACCCATCAATGAACGTACGTCACAGCCAACTAGGGCATTGGCAAGCTAAACTAGAGCCACAACAGTTACAGCAACCTTTGCGGGTAGTAATTGATGGACGGGCTCGTTTAGCACCGCCATTACAATTACTGCAGTGCGAAGGCGAGATATTGCTGGCCACAACCGAAGAATATCAGTGCCAATGGCCTGAAGCGGTGTCGACCTGGCGTAGTGCTCCTCATAACGGCAAGGTCGACTTAATCTTGCTGATGATGGAGCTGGGCAAGCGCGGCATTAACGAGGTACTGGTGGAAGCTGGTGCTAGCCTTGCAGCGGCCTTTATTAAGGCGGAGCTGTGGGATGAAATTGTGCTCTATCAAGCGCCTAAGCTTATGGGCAATCCAGCTCGAGGCTTACTTGAGCTGCCTGAATTTGCGCAGATGACCGAAGCGGTTAGCCTGCAATTTAACGATATACGTCTGGTTGGCGGCGATTTGCGCCTGAGCTTAACCCGACGGGAGAGATAA
- a CDS encoding LysR family transcriptional regulator, with amino-acid sequence MNLKSLRIFAAVMAEGSLKLAAQRHSLSESAASRQLKNLEKQLGLTLFERQVRQLTPTNQAYQLHEELNRVLTTLDGLPEFAKGLQIEQRQLINLVAVPRVIRPLVAPVMAAMMKRNDLQINLDVQSMRHAKRWVANRQYDLAIGRSSVEHNDLLLIPFCRCRAMVVLPIEHPLAQQQQPLTLSQLLSLPFIAPSLNNTLLGRDIEQLCQQEQITLTPLLETASTQAACALVEQGMGFTITDEFGAISSYTPRLKSLPLESDFRFEFAFYLHKSSKHNIALQQVIAELRQQANNIIIDELTQVEDSVHK; translated from the coding sequence ATGAATCTTAAGAGTTTGCGAATTTTTGCTGCGGTGATGGCTGAAGGCTCGCTTAAGTTAGCCGCGCAGCGTCATTCACTCAGTGAGTCAGCAGCCAGTCGCCAGCTAAAAAACCTTGAGAAGCAATTGGGGCTGACACTGTTTGAGCGGCAGGTTCGCCAGTTAACTCCAACTAATCAAGCGTACCAATTACATGAAGAGCTCAATCGGGTGCTTACCACGCTCGATGGTCTGCCTGAATTTGCCAAGGGACTGCAAATTGAGCAACGGCAGTTGATCAATTTGGTGGCGGTACCGCGAGTAATTCGCCCGTTGGTTGCCCCGGTGATGGCAGCGATGATGAAGCGCAATGACCTGCAAATTAACCTTGATGTGCAATCGATGCGTCATGCCAAACGATGGGTTGCCAACCGCCAATATGATCTGGCCATTGGTCGCAGCTCGGTCGAGCATAATGATTTGTTGCTCATACCTTTTTGCCGCTGTCGTGCGATGGTGGTATTGCCTATTGAACACCCGTTAGCACAGCAACAACAGCCACTTACTTTGTCGCAGTTGCTGTCGTTGCCATTTATTGCACCCAGCCTCAACAATACCTTACTAGGTCGAGATATCGAACAACTGTGCCAGCAGGAGCAGATAACCTTGACGCCGCTGCTTGAAACCGCCTCTACCCAAGCTGCTTGCGCGCTGGTAGAGCAGGGGATGGGATTCACCATTACCGATGAATTCGGGGCAATTAGCAGTTACACCCCTAGATTAAAATCGTTGCCTTTAGAGAGTGATTTCCGCTTTGAATTCGCTTTTTATCTGCATAAGTCCAGTAAACATAATATCGCGTTGCAACAGGTGATTGCTGAACTGCGCCAGCAAGCTAATAACATTATTATTGATGAATTAACGCAGGTTGAAGATAGCGTTCACAAATAA
- the nrdR gene encoding transcriptional regulator NrdR, which produces MHCPFCAATDTKVIDSRLVADGHQVRRRRECLTCHERYTTFETAELVMPRLIKTDGTRQPFDEEKLRRGILRALEKRPVSSELIEQSISKIKSAMRATGEREVGSDMLGNLVMEQLLLLDKVAYIRFASVYRAFDDLAQFGEVIASLDKR; this is translated from the coding sequence ATGCACTGCCCATTCTGTGCAGCCACAGACACCAAGGTGATCGATTCTCGGTTGGTTGCAGACGGTCATCAAGTGCGCCGTCGTCGCGAGTGCCTTACCTGCCACGAGCGCTACACCACCTTTGAAACCGCCGAGTTGGTAATGCCCCGCTTGATTAAGACCGACGGTACGCGCCAGCCCTTTGATGAAGAGAAACTTCGTCGCGGGATCCTCCGTGCTTTAGAGAAGCGCCCGGTCAGCTCAGAGCTGATTGAGCAAAGCATCTCTAAGATTAAGTCAGCCATGCGTGCCACCGGTGAACGTGAAGTGGGATCCGATATGTTGGGCAACTTGGTTATGGAGCAATTGTTGTTGCTGGATAAGGTTGCCTATATCCGTTTTGCCTCGGTCTATCGTGCCTTTGACGATCTTGCCCAGTTTGGGGAAGTGATTGCCAGTTTGGACAAACGCTAA
- the ettA gene encoding energy-dependent translational throttle protein EttA, with protein MAQFIYSMLRVGKVVPPKRHILKDISLSFFPGAKIGVLGLNGAGKSTLLRIMAGVDTEFEGEARPQPGTKVGYLPQEPKLDENQTVREAIEEAVSDVAGAMKRLDEVYAEYAEEGADFDALAKEQEQLQSLIDAKDGHNLENALERAADAMRLPAWDAKIGNLSGGERRRVALCRLLLEKPDMLLLDEPTNHLDAESVAWLERFLVEYPGTVVAITHDRYFLDNAAGWILELDRGEGIPWEGNYSSWLEQKDARLQQEASQEKAHQKSIQKELEWVRSNPKGRQAKSKARMARFDELNNSDYQKRNETNELFIPPGPRLGDKVVEVENLTKSYDGRVLIDDLSFSVPKGAIVGIIGSNGAGKSTLFRMLSGQEQPDSGNITLGDTVKIASVDQFRDDMDDSKTVFQEVSNGQDIMKIGSFEIPSRAYVSRFNFKGTDQQKRVGELSGGERGRLHLAKLLQTGGNLLLLDEPTNDLDIETLRALENALLEFPGCAMVISHDRWFLDRVATHILDYRDEGKHNFFEGNFQEYAEWMKKEQGIDITEPHRVKYKRIN; from the coding sequence ATGGCCCAGTTCATTTACAGCATGCTCCGAGTTGGCAAAGTAGTGCCACCGAAGCGTCATATTCTAAAAGACATCTCCCTCTCCTTTTTCCCAGGCGCCAAGATTGGCGTATTGGGTTTAAACGGTGCAGGTAAATCCACATTACTGCGGATCATGGCCGGCGTAGATACCGAGTTTGAAGGCGAAGCTCGGCCACAACCGGGCACCAAGGTTGGTTACCTACCACAGGAACCAAAACTGGATGAAAACCAAACCGTACGCGAAGCGATTGAAGAAGCGGTAAGCGACGTTGCCGGCGCAATGAAGCGTTTGGATGAGGTGTACGCTGAGTACGCTGAAGAGGGTGCCGACTTTGACGCCCTAGCCAAAGAACAAGAGCAGCTGCAAAGCCTGATCGACGCTAAAGATGGCCATAACCTAGAGAACGCCCTTGAACGTGCTGCTGACGCAATGCGTCTGCCAGCATGGGACGCCAAGATCGGCAACCTCTCCGGTGGTGAGCGACGTCGTGTTGCCCTGTGCCGTCTGCTGCTTGAAAAGCCAGACATGCTGCTACTAGACGAACCAACCAACCACTTGGATGCCGAGTCCGTTGCCTGGTTAGAGCGTTTCTTGGTGGAATACCCAGGTACCGTTGTGGCGATTACCCACGACCGTTACTTCTTGGATAATGCCGCTGGTTGGATTCTAGAGCTTGACCGTGGTGAAGGCATTCCATGGGAGGGTAACTACTCTTCGTGGCTAGAGCAGAAAGATGCCCGTTTGCAGCAGGAAGCCTCACAAGAGAAAGCACACCAAAAGTCGATTCAGAAAGAGTTGGAGTGGGTACGCTCTAACCCTAAAGGTCGTCAGGCTAAATCGAAAGCCCGTATGGCGCGTTTCGATGAACTGAACAACAGCGACTACCAAAAGCGTAACGAAACCAACGAACTATTCATCCCACCGGGCCCACGCCTAGGTGACAAAGTGGTGGAAGTTGAGAACCTAACCAAATCATACGACGGTCGCGTGCTGATCGATGATCTGTCGTTCTCGGTGCCAAAAGGCGCCATCGTTGGCATCATCGGTTCCAACGGTGCTGGTAAATCAACGCTCTTCCGTATGCTGAGCGGCCAAGAGCAGCCAGATTCAGGCAACATCACCTTAGGTGATACTGTCAAAATCGCCTCGGTTGATCAGTTCCGTGACGACATGGACGACTCCAAGACCGTATTCCAAGAGGTGTCCAACGGTCAGGACATCATGAAGATCGGTAGCTTCGAGATCCCATCACGGGCTTACGTGTCACGCTTCAATTTCAAAGGCACCGATCAGCAAAAACGCGTTGGTGAACTGTCTGGTGGTGAGCGTGGCCGTTTGCACTTAGCGAAACTACTGCAAACCGGCGGCAACTTGTTGCTACTCGATGAGCCAACCAACGACTTGGACATCGAAACCCTGCGTGCCCTTGAAAACGCGCTACTTGAGTTCCCTGGTTGCGCCATGGTGATCTCGCACGACCGTTGGTTCCTTGACCGTGTTGCAACCCACATCTTGGACTACCGTGATGAAGGCAAACACAACTTCTTCGAAGGCAACTTCCAAGAATACGCTGAGTGGATGAAGAAAGAGCAAGGCATCGACATCACCGAGCCGCACCGAGTGAAGTACAAGCGTATTAACTAA
- the glyA gene encoding serine hydroxymethyltransferase: protein MLEKKMNIADFDPELWNAMEAERVRQEEHIELIASENYTSPRVLEAQGSQLTNKYAEGYPNKRYYGGCEHVDVAEQLAIDRACELFGASYANVQPHSGSQANSAVFMALLNAGDTVLGMSLAHGGHLTHGASVSFSGKIYNAVQYGITPESGEIDYAEVRAMAIEHKPKMIIAGFSAYSGIVDWAKFREIADEVGAYLFVDMAHVAGLIAAGEYPNPLPHAHVVTTTTHKTLAGPRGGLILSAIDDETIYKKLNSAVFPGGQGGPLCHVIAAKAVAFKEALQPEFKIYQKQVVKNAQAMADVFINRGYKIVSGGTQNHLFLLDLIDKDITGKDADAALGRANITVNKNSVPNDPRSPFVTSGLRIGTPALTRRGFAESEARELTGWICDILDNFGDETVVERVKSQVVELCKRYPVYA from the coding sequence ATGCTGGAAAAAAAGATGAACATCGCCGATTTCGATCCGGAGTTGTGGAATGCGATGGAAGCAGAGCGAGTGCGTCAGGAAGAGCACATTGAACTTATCGCCTCTGAAAACTACACCAGCCCGCGTGTACTTGAAGCGCAAGGTTCGCAGCTAACCAATAAATACGCTGAAGGTTACCCAAACAAGCGTTATTACGGCGGTTGTGAGCACGTGGATGTGGCTGAGCAACTGGCCATCGATCGTGCCTGTGAACTGTTTGGTGCTAGCTACGCGAACGTGCAACCACACTCAGGTTCACAAGCTAACTCCGCGGTATTTATGGCGCTGTTGAATGCTGGCGATACTGTTCTAGGCATGAGTTTGGCTCACGGTGGCCACCTAACTCATGGTGCTTCGGTATCGTTCTCTGGCAAGATCTACAATGCGGTGCAGTACGGTATTACCCCTGAAAGTGGCGAGATCGATTACGCCGAAGTGCGCGCTATGGCGATCGAACATAAGCCGAAGATGATCATCGCCGGTTTCTCTGCATACTCTGGCATCGTTGATTGGGCTAAATTCCGTGAGATCGCTGATGAAGTTGGCGCCTATCTGTTTGTAGACATGGCTCATGTCGCCGGTTTGATTGCCGCAGGTGAGTACCCGAACCCGCTGCCACACGCGCATGTAGTTACCACCACCACCCATAAAACCTTAGCGGGTCCACGTGGCGGTTTGATCTTGTCAGCAATTGATGATGAAACCATCTACAAAAAGCTGAACTCTGCTGTTTTCCCTGGCGGTCAAGGTGGCCCACTGTGTCACGTTATCGCAGCGAAGGCTGTGGCCTTCAAAGAAGCGTTACAGCCTGAGTTTAAGATCTACCAAAAACAAGTAGTGAAGAACGCTCAAGCGATGGCCGACGTGTTTATTAACCGTGGTTACAAAATCGTTTCTGGCGGTACTCAGAATCACCTGTTCTTGTTGGATCTGATCGACAAAGATATTACCGGTAAAGATGCTGATGCTGCCCTTGGCCGCGCCAACATCACCGTGAATAAAAACTCGGTGCCAAATGATCCGCGCAGCCCGTTTGTCACCTCAGGTTTACGCATTGGCACTCCGGCGTTAACCCGCCGTGGTTTTGCTGAGTCAGAAGCCCGTGAGCTGACCGGTTGGATCTGTGACATTCTCGATAACTTTGGTGATGAAACCGTGGTTGAGCGAGTTAAATCTCAAGTGGTTGAGTTGTGTAAACGTTACCCAGTTTACGCATAA